A window of the Synechococcus sp. JA-3-3Ab genome harbors these coding sequences:
- a CDS encoding AI-2E family transporter, translating into MNRFSPLQRLLLTWILIVISGWLALQVGRLFGHLLTTILTAAVLAFLLNYPVQVLRRYRVSRGLAVTLVFALSVVLLALVGIAVVPILAKQVVQLGARIPEWVDTLQSWLDQISLWAAERNINLGQTELVNTLLNRLQASAEKIAGQSLDILLGTFNQVIDLVLVLVLALYMLLYGGQFWQGLLSLFPKPWGPRIGEALALSFQNFLISQLVLGFIMALMLVPIFGFLRVPFGLLFGLLIGLLEVIPLVGGFIGIGAAAVLLAFQDIWLSLKVVLVSLIVQQVKDRVIAPRLMGELIGLNPVWILIALLVGAQLGGILGVIVAIPLTSVVKSLYEIARSADLAAEEGLDSTTRVTSLGESRRETRRDPTLPKPETQQV; encoded by the coding sequence ATGAATCGCTTCTCGCCTTTGCAGCGGCTGCTGCTCACCTGGATTTTGATCGTCATCAGCGGCTGGCTGGCCCTACAGGTGGGCCGGCTGTTTGGCCATCTGCTCACCACCATCCTGACGGCGGCGGTGCTGGCTTTTTTGCTCAACTATCCGGTGCAGGTGCTGCGGCGCTATCGGGTAAGCCGCGGTTTGGCAGTCACCCTGGTTTTTGCCCTGTCGGTGGTGCTGCTGGCCTTGGTGGGGATCGCTGTGGTGCCCATCCTGGCCAAGCAGGTGGTGCAGTTGGGGGCGCGGATCCCGGAGTGGGTGGATACCTTACAAAGCTGGCTGGATCAAATCAGCCTGTGGGCGGCAGAGCGCAACATCAACCTCGGCCAGACAGAGCTGGTGAACACCCTCCTCAACCGCCTGCAGGCCAGCGCCGAAAAAATTGCCGGCCAATCCCTGGACATCCTCCTGGGCACCTTCAATCAGGTGATCGATCTGGTGTTGGTGTTGGTGCTGGCCCTCTACATGCTGCTCTACGGGGGGCAGTTCTGGCAGGGGTTGCTCAGCCTCTTCCCCAAGCCCTGGGGACCGCGCATCGGCGAAGCCCTGGCTCTGAGTTTCCAGAACTTTCTCATCAGCCAGTTGGTGTTGGGGTTCATCATGGCCCTGATGCTGGTGCCAATTTTTGGGTTTTTGCGCGTGCCCTTCGGGCTTTTGTTTGGCCTGTTGATCGGCCTGCTGGAGGTGATCCCACTGGTGGGGGGCTTTATTGGCATCGGCGCGGCAGCGGTGCTGCTGGCCTTTCAGGATATCTGGCTCAGCCTCAAGGTGGTGCTGGTCTCCCTAATTGTGCAGCAGGTTAAGGATCGGGTCATCGCCCCCCGCCTGATGGGGGAACTGATCGGCCTCAACCCGGTGTGGATCTTGATCGCCCTGTTGGTGGGGGCGCAACTGGGGGGCATCCTGGGCGTCATCGTCGCGATTCCCCTAACCAGTGTGGTGAAAAGCCTCTACGAGATCGCGCGTTCCGCCGACTTGGCCGCCGAAGAGGGCTTGGACTCGACCACGAGAGTGACCTCTCTGGGCGAAAGTCGCAGAGAAACTCGCCGGGATCCCACCTTGCCCAAACCGGAGACCCAACAGGTTTAG
- the psbV2 gene encoding photosystem II cytochrome PsbV2 → MPGQTQGAKRWRVPGRGWRWAGILLLVWLGLASPAAGRIDPYVSHYLRTTEPIELPWDAEGHMLTFTPEQLTDGKNRFQSACLNCHVGGSTLPAPNISLSLKDLRGATPPRDTIQALVEYQRDPRSYDGTEVSYGCRPVPPSWMDDEALRNLAAFILRAAQVAPGWGSNAIGGG, encoded by the coding sequence GTGGCGGGTCCCGGGCCGTGGCTGGAGGTGGGCCGGGATCCTGCTTCTGGTATGGCTAGGGCTAGCTAGCCCAGCAGCAGGCCGCATTGATCCTTACGTGAGCCACTATCTGCGAACCACTGAGCCGATAGAGCTGCCCTGGGATGCGGAAGGGCACATGCTCACCTTTACTCCAGAGCAACTTACCGACGGGAAAAATCGCTTTCAGTCCGCCTGTCTGAACTGCCACGTGGGTGGCTCTACCCTACCGGCCCCCAACATTTCCCTGTCGCTCAAGGACTTGCGCGGCGCCACCCCACCCCGCGACACCATTCAAGCCTTGGTGGAGTACCAACGGGATCCCCGCAGCTACGATGGCACCGAGGTTAGCTATGGCTGCCGCCCCGTGCCCCCCTCCTGGATGGATGATGAAGCGCTGCGCAACCTGGCTGCCTTTATCCTCAGGGCGGCTCAAGTGGCTCCGGGCTGGGGATCCAACGCAATCGGAGGTGGCTGA
- a CDS encoding sulfatase-like hydrolase/transferase, with the protein MGLLNWWRSSAAPSSESDPRPEPQGQNNYLLIVLDSCRFDSLLAANPKHLLKLGSLEKRWSYASWTAPAHYNLLMGLLPHTSPTQVFASEHYKQEYLRYNERLGTRQPIEFKHLLPHLYLPTLLKHQLGYTTHAMVSLPVLNPSTLLNRDFDSYRLMPRHNDMAAMVEQLRFDPDRPSFYLLNVGETHYPYALPDEDPSLWPRISGVNGVLKRLDEGEEAGIPFFSAAQLEELRQRQIEAVRYLDGVFEQLFDLVPKNTYITVTADHGELFGEGGYFGHGPIHHEKVLEVPFIEGKIR; encoded by the coding sequence ATGGGACTCTTGAACTGGTGGCGATCTTCTGCGGCTCCCTCGTCTGAGTCCGACCCTCGACCGGAACCCCAGGGACAGAATAACTATCTGCTGATCGTTCTCGACAGTTGCCGTTTCGACAGCCTGCTGGCCGCCAACCCCAAGCATCTGCTCAAGCTGGGATCCCTGGAAAAGCGCTGGAGCTACGCTTCCTGGACGGCTCCCGCCCACTACAACCTGCTCATGGGCCTGCTGCCCCACACCAGCCCCACCCAGGTTTTCGCGTCTGAACACTACAAGCAGGAATATTTGCGCTACAACGAGCGCCTCGGTACCCGGCAGCCGATCGAGTTCAAGCATCTGCTGCCCCACCTCTATTTGCCGACGCTACTGAAGCACCAACTGGGCTACACCACCCACGCCATGGTCTCCCTGCCGGTGCTCAACCCCAGCACCCTGCTCAACCGCGACTTCGATTCCTACCGCCTCATGCCGCGCCACAACGACATGGCAGCCATGGTGGAGCAGTTGCGCTTTGATCCGGATCGCCCCAGCTTTTACCTGTTGAATGTGGGCGAAACTCACTATCCCTACGCCCTGCCCGATGAGGATCCCAGCCTGTGGCCCCGCATCTCTGGGGTGAATGGCGTGTTAAAGCGCCTGGATGAAGGGGAAGAGGCCGGGATCCCCTTTTTCAGCGCCGCCCAGTTGGAGGAGCTGCGCCAGCGGCAGATCGAGGCGGTGCGCTACCTAGATGGGGTTTTTGAACAATTGTTCGATCTGGTTCCCAAAAACACCTACATCACCGTTACCGCCGACCACGGCGAATTGTTCGGGGAAGGGGGCTATTTTGGCCATGGCCCCATCCACCACGAAAAGGTGCTGGAGGTGCCTTTTATCGAGGGAAAAATTCGCTGA